Proteins encoded by one window of Lepeophtheirus salmonis chromosome 3, UVic_Lsal_1.4, whole genome shotgun sequence:
- the eIF3a gene encoding eukaryotic translation initiation factor 3 subunit A — translation MSRYYQRPENAISKAEEFIKVGKDTRALDTLYDVIKSKKRNHNTFPEKLLEQIMFKYLDLCVELKKSHVAKEGLYQYRNMCQSTNVASLASVVQFYLTSTEKKTEAARQASKDSVADVDDLENIATPEMIMLSAVSGEDAQDRSDRTILMPWVKFLWESYCQCLELLRTNVRVERLYHDIAQQAFRFCLKYQRKTEFRKLCEKLRTHLELTIKQTTSPMSINLHNPDTQQLNLETRLIQLDAAIQLELWQEAYKAIEDIHGLMVLSKKIYQPKTMSNYYQKVALVYWKSGCHLFHAAAVFKHFQLNRDMKKNISSEELSKMASRVLVSILAIPQPSQHPEFDKFIEMDRTPQEKMARLALQLGLQQPPTRTSLIKDVYRFGILQFATPEIQNLYQVLEVDFNPLKICNRVQEVLDYIDSAEDMSSLRQYIPSLKQVTLVRLLRQVSQSYQSICFNRLLELAPFTDAFSLERMIVDCVRHNDMQIRIDHRTRTIHFGTDLVESHSHDVADGPQIQDMPSEQIRNQLMVMMEVLEKSVRTIHPDKFKLENNALRLKIVESYHQSKQREHERILQRRKTIEDRKEYLEKRAQDIAAEEDAKRELILREQQELEEKRLESERIEREQRKREEEIRQIQQRHIKEKVEQIAQTEIGKKVLDKLDENEIAELDADQIMKRQVIELEKEKRELISRLKSQEKKIDHFERAKRQEEIPLLLEYFKEDQEQDKIFWGKKEEDRIAQAKSEREVALATQKRLSRIKDDKNIYLSQLLKERKSEFEKKLKEFNVLMEKEKVRRLAERKELRKSERREKWIKEKKEEEQRLRDEQLKREREEKQRLEEERALEEEKAWQKKNAELEVIEAKRRAREKEIKEEQEREGSMGHFPDRREDIYRSAASPSRENRSLVSKNWRDDIGSKKSDIKRSGDGFRRDDRDSRFRRDERDSGFRRDERDSGFRRDERDSGFRRDERDSGFRRDERDSGFRRDDRDGGSRRNERDSGFKRNDRDSVFRKEDRDGGVRRDEQRRPYNKSGTGMDDMNWRSKVSDDKKDKPIRSEGGDRYKAPIKKVINNDNSRTSGDNSREGNDSKDDGWTKVKR, via the exons ATGTCTCGATATTATCAGAGGCCCGAAAATGCTATTAGCAAAGCGGAGGAGTTCATTAAAGTCG GGAAAGACACCCGTGCTTTGGATACCCTCTATGATGTCATCAAGTCCAAGAAACGGAACCATAACACCTTCCCGGAGAAGCTCCTTGAACAGATCATGTTCAAGTATTTGGATCTATGTGTGGAGTTGAAAAAGTCTCATGTGGCCAAGGAGGGTCTTTACCAATACCGGAATATGTGCCAATCCACCAATGTGGCCTCTTTAGCCTCAGTGGTTCAATTCTATCTTACAAGTACGGAGAAGAAAACCGAAGCTGCCCGTCAAGCGTCCAAAGACTCAGTGGCCGATGTCGATGATCTCGAAAACATAGCTACTCCAGAAATGATAATGCTCAGTGCTGTTAGCGGTGAAGACGCTCAAGATCGATCTGATCGAACCATTCTTATGCCCTGGGTCAAGTTTCTATGGGAGTCTTACTGCCAATGCCTTGAATTACTCCGAACCAATGTTAGAGTTGAACGCCTGTATCATGACATTGCACAACAAGCTTTTCGCTTCTGTCTTAAATATCAGAGGAAGACTGAGTTTAGAAAGCTATGTGAAAAACTTCGTACTCATTTGGAACTCACTATTAAGCAAACAACATCTCCTATGAGTATAAATCTGCATAATCCTGATACTCAACAACTCAATTTAGAAACTCGTCTTATTCAACTCGATGCTGCTATTCAGTTGGAATTGTGGCAAGAGGCGTATAAAGCCATCGAGGATATTCATGGTTTGATGGTATTATCCAAGAAAATTTATCAACCTAAGACCATGTCTAATTACTATCAAAAAGTAGCTCTTGTATATTGGAAATCAGGATGTCATCTTTTCCATGCTGCTGCTGTCTTTAAACATTTCCAATTGAATCgagatatgaagaaaaatatttcttccgaGGAGTTGTCTAAGATGGCTTCTAGAGTTCTTGTATCTATTCTTGCAATTCCCCAACCTTCTCAACACCcagaatttgataaatttattgaaatggaTCGTACACCTCAAGAAAAAATGGCTCGTCTTGCTCTTCAACTAGGACTTCAACAGCCTCCTACAAGGACGTCGTTGATTAAGGATGTGTACAGATTTGGCATATTGCAATTCGCAACACcagaaattcaaaatttgtatcaAGTACTTGAGGTAGATTTTAATcctttgaaaatttgtaatcGAGTACAAGAAGTTCTTGATTACATTGATAGTGCTGAGGATATGAGTAGCTTGAGACAATATATACCATCTCTTAAACAAGTAACGCTTGTTCGTCTCTTGAGACAAGTTTCTCAATCTTATCAATCTATTTGCTTCAATCGGCTTCTCGAATTAGCTCCATTTACTGATGCGTTCTCTTTGGAGAGAATGATTGTTGACTGTGTCCGGCACAATGATATGCAAATAAGAATTGATCATCGAACAAGGACCATTCATTTTGGAACCGATTTAGTGGAATCCCACAGTCATGATGTCGCTGATGGACCTCAAATCCAAGATATGCCGTCAGAGCAGATTCGTAATCAACTAATGGTAATGATGGAAGTTCTAGAGAAGAGTGTTAGAACTATTCATCCAGACAAATTCAAATTGGAGAATAATGCACTTCGTCTAAAGATTGTGGAATCTTATCACCAATCAAAACAGAGAGAACATGAACGTATTTTGCAAAGAAGAAAAACTATTGAGGATCGTAAAGAGTATCTTGAAAAAAGAGCTCAGGACATTGCTGCTGAAGAAGATGCTAAAAGGGAACTAATTCTACGAGAGCAACAAGAACTTGAAGAGAAACGTCTTGAGAGTGAACGAATTGAAAGAGAGCAAAGAAAACGTGAGGAAGAGATCCGCCAAATTCAACAAAGACAcatcaaagaaaaagttgaacaaATTGCTCAGACTGAAATTGGAAAGAAAGTTCTTGATAAATTGGATGAAAATGAAATTGCTGAACTAGATGctgatcaaattatgaaacgTCAAGTGATAGAGCTTGAGAAGGAAAAAAGAGAACTTATTTCTCGTCTCAagtctcaagaaaaaaaaatagatcactTTGAAAGAGCTAAACGTCAGGAAGAGATTCCGTTGCTTCTTGAGTATTTCAAGGAAGATCAAGAGCAGgataaa aTATTCTGGGGCAAGAAGGAGGAAGATCGTATTGCTCAGGCTAAGAGTGAGAGAGAAGTCGCTCTGGCCACTCAAAAGCGTCTGTCTCGTATCAaagatgacaaaaatatatatttgtctcaACTATTAAAAGAGCGTAAATctgaatttgaaaagaaattaaaagaattcaATGTGTTAATGGAAAAGGAAAAAGTCAGAAGACTGGCTGAGAGGAAGGAGCTTCGTAAGTCTGAAAGACGTGAGAAGTGGATTAAGGAAAAGAAAGAGGAAGAGCAGCGTCTTCGTGATGAACAGCTTAAAAGAGAAcgagaagaaaaacaaagattGGAAGAAGAAAGAGCTCTTGAGGAAGAAAAAGCTTGGCAAAAGAAGAATGCCGAACTGGAAGTTATTGAAGCTAAAAGACGAGcaagagaaaaggaaataaaagaagaacaaGAGAGAGAGGGTTCCATGGGTCACTTCCCT gatCGACGCGAGGATATATATAGAAGTGCTGCATCTCCTTCAAGAGAAAATCGATCTTTGGTTAGTAAAAATTGGAGAGATGATATTGGAAGTAAGAAAAGTGATATCAAGAGAAGTGGTGATGGATTTAGAAGAGATGATAGGGACAGTAGATTTAGAAGAGATGAGCGGGACAGTGGATTTAGAAGAGATGAGCGGGACAGTGGATTTAGAAGAGATGAGCGGGACAGTGGATTTAGAAGAGATGAGCGGGACAGTGGATTTAGAAGAGATGAGCGGGACAGTGGATTTAGAAGAGATGATCGGGACGGTGGATCGAGAAGAAACGAGCGTGATAGTGGATTTAAAAGAAACGATCGTGACAGTGTATTTAGAAAAGAAGATCGTGATGGAGGTGTAAGGAGAGATGAGCAGAGACGTCCGTATAATAAAAGTGGCACTGGAATGGACGATATGAACTGGCGCAGTAAAGTTTCTGATGATAAAAAGGATAAACCTATTAGGTCTGAAGGTGGCGATCGTTATAAGGCtcctatcaaaaaagttattaacaatGATAATAGCCGTACCTCTGGAGATAACTCGAGAGAAGGGAATGATAGCAAAGATGATGGTTGGACGAAAGTTAAACGTTAA